A window from Sphingobacterium hotanense encodes these proteins:
- a CDS encoding phytoene desaturase family protein — protein MDAYDAIVVGSGPNGFAAAILLQQQGLQTLLIEGADTVGGGMRTKEVTLPGFKHDICSAIHPMALASPFLSTLPLIEHGLQFVYAPNEVAHPLDTEHAVILRRNLDQTALALGKDSMTYSALFEPFVNQWEDLSRAVLGPLRIPRNPLLMAKFGLKALPSAAMIAKSFQTTEAKALWAGLCAHGIQPLENLTTAAIGMMLGTVGHRFGWPIAVGGSQALADALASYFMAIGGKIQTDYWVDDIKQLPNHKVLLLDMTPKQVLSVKGLALRTGYRNQLKAYRQGLGVFKMDWALSEPIPFRNPEVMQSSTVHLGGTYEEIALAEYQTAQGRIPDAPYVLLSQQSLFDSTRAPAGKHTAWAYCHVPHGSTVDCTEIIENQIERFAPGFKDIIMAKHSFNTQQMESYNPNYVGGDINGGVMDLAQLYTRPSFSLTPYRTSNENVYMASSSTPPGGGVHGMCGFHAARIALEDHFKIKITL, from the coding sequence TTGGACGCATATGATGCTATCGTTGTAGGTTCTGGGCCGAATGGCTTTGCTGCAGCTATCTTGTTGCAGCAACAGGGACTTCAGACTTTACTGATTGAGGGTGCCGATACGGTTGGTGGCGGGATGCGGACGAAGGAAGTCACACTTCCGGGGTTCAAACATGATATCTGCTCTGCCATTCATCCCATGGCTTTAGCATCTCCATTTCTTTCCACATTGCCTTTAATTGAGCATGGACTCCAATTTGTCTATGCGCCAAATGAAGTAGCACATCCATTAGACACAGAGCACGCTGTCATTTTACGCCGCAATCTAGATCAAACGGCTTTAGCCTTAGGCAAGGATAGCATGACGTATAGCGCACTATTTGAGCCTTTCGTAAATCAATGGGAAGATCTTTCGCGCGCTGTTCTAGGGCCGTTAAGAATTCCACGAAATCCATTGTTGATGGCGAAGTTTGGGTTGAAGGCTTTGCCTTCCGCGGCAATGATAGCGAAGTCGTTCCAAACCACAGAAGCGAAGGCGTTGTGGGCAGGGCTCTGCGCCCATGGTATTCAACCTTTAGAGAACTTAACGACAGCTGCCATTGGAATGATGTTAGGTACAGTAGGACATCGCTTCGGATGGCCAATTGCGGTTGGTGGCTCTCAGGCTCTCGCTGATGCTCTAGCATCTTATTTTATGGCCATTGGGGGGAAGATTCAAACCGACTATTGGGTCGATGATATCAAACAGTTGCCAAATCACAAAGTCTTGCTATTAGACATGACCCCAAAGCAGGTCTTAAGTGTCAAAGGTTTAGCGTTAAGAACGGGCTATAGAAATCAGTTGAAAGCCTATAGGCAGGGCTTAGGTGTTTTTAAGATGGATTGGGCATTATCCGAACCTATCCCTTTTCGTAATCCTGAAGTAATGCAGTCTTCGACTGTCCATTTGGGTGGTACCTATGAAGAAATAGCTCTCGCGGAATATCAGACGGCACAGGGAAGAATTCCCGATGCACCTTATGTGTTATTATCTCAACAAAGCTTATTCGATTCGACACGTGCACCCGCAGGGAAACACACCGCATGGGCGTACTGCCATGTTCCACATGGATCAACTGTCGATTGTACCGAAATCATAGAAAACCAAATAGAACGATTCGCTCCGGGATTTAAGGATATCATAATGGCGAAGCATTCTTTCAATACCCAGCAGATGGAAAGCTACAACCCCAACTATGTGGGTGGAGATATTAATGGTGGGGTTATGGACTTAGCACAACTCTACACCCGGCCAAGCTTCTCCTTAACTCCCTATAGAACTTCAAATGAGAATGTATATATGGCATCCTCTTCAACACCTCCAGGTGGAGGTGTACATGGCATGTGTGGATTCCACGCAGCAAGAATAGCCCTAGAGGATCATTTTAAAATAAAAATAACCCTATAA
- a CDS encoding TIGR01777 family oxidoreductase, with protein sequence MTKIVLAGGTGNLGNLLIPYFREREDEIVVLSRRKMVKHHPRIDFVLWDGETQGEWTEALQGADVIINLSGASINKRFTAKNKKLLYNSRLQPTKALATAIQSLDNPAKLWINFSGVAIFNGAEDLQDEHGNAYGDDFLAKLSIDWEAACTQAHTPQTEKVILRMSPVLSKQSGIIRELTPLAKLGLAGTIGSGKQMMPWIHEEDFCRLVCWIIDQEQQEPIYHACSPHPESNKNFMKTLRQVVGRSIGLPLPTPLAKVGALLKGTDPTLLLETVPVTTNVTLKNGFKFNFPYLHDAIKQLIK encoded by the coding sequence ATGACAAAAATTGTGTTAGCCGGAGGAACTGGCAATTTAGGTAATCTGTTGATCCCATATTTTAGAGAACGTGAAGATGAGATTGTTGTACTTTCGAGAAGAAAGATGGTCAAGCATCATCCGAGGATAGATTTCGTCTTATGGGATGGTGAAACGCAAGGTGAATGGACGGAAGCCTTGCAAGGTGCTGATGTGATAATCAACCTGAGTGGTGCCTCTATCAACAAGCGCTTTACTGCCAAAAACAAGAAGCTTCTGTACAATTCTCGATTGCAACCTACTAAAGCATTAGCAACAGCCATACAATCACTGGACAATCCTGCAAAGCTGTGGATCAATTTCTCTGGCGTGGCGATATTTAATGGGGCGGAAGATCTGCAAGATGAGCATGGCAACGCTTATGGCGATGATTTTCTGGCAAAGCTATCGATAGATTGGGAAGCCGCCTGTACGCAAGCCCATACTCCCCAAACAGAAAAGGTAATTCTACGAATGAGCCCCGTACTATCAAAACAGTCGGGTATTATTCGCGAGCTAACGCCTTTGGCAAAGCTAGGACTAGCCGGTACCATCGGTTCCGGAAAACAGATGATGCCCTGGATACATGAGGAAGACTTCTGCCGATTAGTCTGTTGGATTATTGATCAAGAACAACAGGAACCGATTTACCATGCTTGCAGCCCGCATCCTGAATCGAACAAGAACTTTATGAAGACTCTCCGTCAGGTTGTCGGTCGATCGATAGGATTGCCTTTGCCGACGCCACTTGCAAAGGTGGGTGCACTGTTGAAAGGAACAGACCCTACACTGCTTTTAGAAACAGTTCCTGTAACGACAAATGTTACGCTAAAAAATGGCTTTAAGTTTAATTTTCCCTATCTTCACGACGCTATAAAACAGTTGATCAAATAA
- a CDS encoding YeiH family protein has protein sequence MSTKPFAISEDWVVVILGLAIIILALSGVIIPKPSFSWADSTALTNKVLSLDNLKIIGAQFGLVYITAIVGAVLLRKDLKALLIVFPIVMILTVIALIIAGNETVKNYNLEAVIFSLAIGLIISNCFKLPQWFKDALSTELYVKIGLVLLGTTVIFGDILKAGSLGLIQALLVVVSVWYFAYWVCRKLKIDKEMSLMLSSAVSICGVSAAIATSGAIKGDTKKLSYVISLVLITAIPMMIFMPYLAEWMNLPQEVTGAWLGGSIDTTGAVVASGSLVGEEALKISTIVKFSQNVLLGIAAFFISIYWTYSKSVDDETKKDKPTLKLIWDRFPKFVVGFVFVSLMFSFIVSPEANNMVKDSLKSIQGLWFALAFTSIGLETNFKDLFKQDNKKPLYAFIVAQTFNIVVTLMIAMALFG, from the coding sequence ATGTCTACTAAACCATTTGCAATATCGGAAGATTGGGTAGTTGTTATTTTAGGACTTGCCATCATTATCCTGGCCCTTTCCGGTGTTATTATTCCCAAACCTTCATTTAGCTGGGCCGACTCGACAGCATTGACCAATAAGGTGTTAAGCCTTGATAATCTAAAAATTATAGGCGCCCAATTCGGGTTAGTCTACATCACAGCAATCGTCGGGGCAGTATTGCTTCGCAAAGATCTCAAAGCACTGCTCATCGTATTCCCTATCGTGATGATCTTGACGGTGATAGCATTGATCATCGCAGGAAATGAGACCGTTAAGAATTACAATCTAGAAGCTGTTATTTTTTCCTTGGCCATCGGTTTGATCATCAGTAACTGCTTTAAGTTGCCGCAGTGGTTCAAGGACGCACTTAGCACGGAGCTTTATGTGAAGATCGGTTTAGTACTTCTAGGTACTACGGTAATCTTTGGAGATATCCTAAAGGCAGGATCGTTAGGCCTTATCCAGGCGTTATTAGTCGTGGTGTCGGTATGGTACTTTGCCTACTGGGTATGTCGTAAATTGAAAATCGACAAAGAGATGTCGCTTATGTTGTCTAGTGCGGTATCTATCTGTGGCGTATCTGCCGCTATAGCGACCTCAGGAGCCATTAAAGGCGATACGAAGAAGCTTTCCTATGTCATTTCATTAGTTCTTATTACGGCTATCCCGATGATGATCTTCATGCCCTATCTTGCGGAATGGATGAACCTGCCGCAGGAAGTAACGGGAGCATGGTTGGGCGGTAGTATCGACACGACGGGTGCTGTTGTAGCATCAGGCTCATTAGTGGGCGAAGAAGCGCTGAAGATCAGTACCATTGTTAAGTTTTCTCAGAATGTATTGTTAGGAATAGCGGCATTTTTTATTAGCATTTACTGGACCTACTCTAAATCGGTAGACGATGAAACGAAGAAGGATAAACCTACATTGAAACTCATTTGGGACAGGTTTCCAAAGTTTGTAGTAGGCTTCGTATTCGTGTCTTTGATGTTCTCTTTCATCGTATCGCCGGAGGCTAACAATATGGTCAAGGATAGTCTTAAAAGTATCCAAGGATTGTGGTTTGCACTCGCATTTACTTCGATTGGTCTGGAAACAAACTTCAAAGATCTTTTCAAACAGGATAACAAAAAGCCTTTGTATGCATTTATCGTAGCGCAGACTTTCAATATCGTCGTTACACTGATGATTGCGATGGCACTATTCGGTTAA
- a CDS encoding lipocalin family protein, with product MKAMKFLYILFALCIFTSCEKDEDKTEDSPIVGTWQVVNYERKTGVNGTWAPVSDLSCRLQEKQTYSADGQFNQTSGACAGANTGISGTWKLSSDKSTVTYTYTKYSGEFPRTVEKLNASDLVISWDSGSTTGAYFRVTYRKSN from the coding sequence ATGAAAGCAATGAAATTCCTCTACATCTTATTCGCGCTATGTATTTTCACCTCATGTGAAAAAGATGAAGACAAAACAGAAGACTCGCCAATTGTGGGGACTTGGCAAGTGGTGAATTATGAACGTAAGACTGGTGTAAATGGTACTTGGGCTCCAGTAAGCGATTTATCCTGTAGATTGCAAGAAAAGCAAACTTACAGTGCCGACGGACAGTTTAACCAAACCTCAGGAGCCTGTGCCGGCGCAAACACCGGAATATCCGGTACGTGGAAACTATCATCTGACAAATCTACCGTGACCTATACTTATACCAAATACTCTGGAGAGTTTCCTCGGACCGTTGAAAAGCTCAATGCTAGCGATCTAGTTATTTCCTGGGACTCGGGCAGTACGACCGGAGCTTATTTCCGCGTGACGTATCGTAAATCGAATTAA
- a CDS encoding RNA polymerase sigma factor — protein sequence MNEKELLHHYRQTGNLDSLGKLYSPYMSLLYGVCFKYLQDAEQSQDAVMQIFDELIVKLRTHEVDNFKSWLYVYARNYCLMQLRKDKQITKVDIEDNLYESEQKLSSKDENRWEEQDFDKLETCIAGLASEQAQCIRLFYLEQKCYKDIVDLTGFELSKVKSYIQNGRRNLKICMEKK from the coding sequence ATGAACGAGAAAGAGCTGCTACATCATTACAGGCAAACAGGCAACTTGGATAGTCTAGGGAAATTATATTCTCCCTATATGTCTCTGCTCTATGGTGTTTGCTTTAAATACCTTCAGGATGCAGAGCAGAGTCAAGATGCGGTGATGCAGATATTCGACGAGTTGATTGTGAAATTACGCACGCACGAGGTCGATAATTTTAAGAGTTGGTTGTATGTTTATGCGCGCAACTATTGTTTGATGCAATTGCGTAAAGATAAACAGATCACCAAGGTAGATATAGAAGATAACCTGTATGAAAGCGAGCAAAAGCTGAGCAGCAAGGATGAGAATCGTTGGGAGGAACAGGATTTTGATAAGTTGGAAACCTGTATAGCGGGTTTGGCCAGCGAGCAGGCGCAGTGTATTCGACTATTCTATTTAGAACAAAAGTGTTATAAAGATATCGTCGATCTGACGGGGTTTGAGCTCTCCAAAGTGAAGAGCTATATCCAAAACGGAAGGCGGAATCTGAAAATATGTATGGAGAAGAAGTAA